The Candidatus Limnocylindrales bacterium genome has a segment encoding these proteins:
- a CDS encoding DUF58 domain-containing protein, with product MWPSNYIVKLTREGKIFSGLTLLIGIAAVNTGNNLLYLILGMMSSFIITSGLLSTLSLRKIQVQRTLPEHIYARKPFSVKVTLTNHKRLFPSFSLLVEDLSQEFSELPKAFFIKIPAKGEVTLRYTLVLGRRGLHSLKGLKVSTGYPFGLCLRARILDPKQKVLVYPKIESIHGLSDSPAFLEGEQEVDRRGMGTDFNGIREYTPGDSSRRIHWKTTAKSSRLMVREFEDESRRRATLIVDTSCPSEWEAEMGSQSLVQKLDDAVDMAASYAWHFLHQNFEVQLITPSETVSFNGGCVHLFKILRVLALLEPTHGQARARLLAAAQKLNGKGGLQILIGLDGKTSIFHSSGFIRGISSVRVDGHRPFQSIPIKDGP from the coding sequence ATGTGGCCCTCTAACTACATCGTTAAGTTGACCCGCGAAGGAAAAATATTCTCAGGTTTAACCCTCCTCATCGGGATTGCCGCGGTTAATACCGGTAACAATTTACTTTATTTAATTCTCGGAATGATGTCCAGCTTTATTATCACTTCTGGACTCCTTTCCACCCTTTCCCTTCGAAAAATTCAGGTTCAGAGAACCCTCCCCGAACACATTTACGCGCGTAAACCTTTTTCTGTGAAAGTAACTTTAACTAACCATAAGCGACTCTTCCCTTCCTTTTCGCTTCTGGTTGAGGATCTTTCGCAAGAATTTTCAGAGTTACCGAAGGCCTTTTTCATAAAAATACCGGCAAAAGGTGAGGTAACCCTTCGATATACCCTGGTTCTCGGCCGCCGGGGCCTTCATTCCTTGAAGGGACTTAAAGTCTCGACAGGATATCCCTTCGGCCTTTGCCTGCGTGCCAGGATTTTAGATCCCAAACAGAAGGTCCTGGTCTATCCCAAAATCGAATCGATTCACGGGTTATCCGATTCCCCTGCTTTTCTGGAGGGAGAACAGGAGGTAGATCGGAGGGGGATGGGGACGGATTTTAATGGGATTCGAGAGTATACTCCCGGGGATAGTTCCCGACGGATCCATTGGAAAACAACGGCCAAGTCGTCTCGACTCATGGTCCGGGAATTTGAAGATGAGTCCAGAAGGAGGGCGACTCTGATCGTGGATACTTCCTGTCCCTCCGAGTGGGAAGCCGAAATGGGGAGTCAAAGTCTGGTTCAGAAGCTCGACGATGCTGTGGATATGGCGGCTTCTTACGCCTGGCATTTTCTCCATCAAAACTTTGAGGTCCAGTTAATCACCCCTTCTGAAACGGTCTCCTTCAATGGGGGTTGTGTCCATCTGTTTAAAATTCTACGAGTTTTAGCACTTCTGGAACCAACCCATGGGCAGGCCCGCGCAAGGCTCCTTGCTGCAGCGCAAAAGCTGAATGGAAAAGGCGGTCTGCAGATCCTTATAGGTCTTGATGGAAAAACGTCCATTTTCCACAGTTCTGGGTTCATTAGAGGTATATCATCAGTACGGGTCGATGGCCATCGACCCTTTCAGTCAATTCCCATAAAGGATGGCCCTTAA
- the recA gene encoding recombinase RecA, with protein MNNNDLEKRSKALDLAVSQINKQFGKGAIMKLGQEETVENIPVISTGCLSLDLALGVGGVPRGRIIEIYGTEASGKTTLALHIAAEAQKQGGTVAFIDAEHALDAKYARRLGVNTDELLISQPDHGEQALEIADILVRSGAIDLVIIDSVAALVPKAELEGEMGDAQMGLQARLMSQAMRKLAAVISKSRTTVIFINQIREKIGIMFGNNETTTGGRALKFYASQRLEVRKMTSIKQGQDVIGSRTKVKVVKNKVAPPFKEAEFDILYGEGISREGDILDLASNLGIMTKSGAWYAYNGERIGQGREAVKAYLKEHPEVTEMITQQIRERWSLDKPRSMKSVSTPEPEGFMEMGSISEEVEVSTLAEV; from the coding sequence ATGAATAACAATGATTTAGAAAAACGGTCGAAAGCCTTAGATTTAGCAGTTTCACAAATCAACAAGCAGTTCGGAAAAGGGGCCATTATGAAACTCGGTCAAGAGGAAACGGTCGAAAACATCCCGGTTATCTCAACAGGGTGTTTATCTCTGGATTTAGCCCTTGGGGTTGGCGGGGTACCCCGGGGTCGAATTATTGAAATTTACGGAACGGAAGCTTCCGGCAAGACCACCCTGGCGCTTCATATTGCCGCCGAAGCTCAAAAACAAGGGGGTACCGTCGCTTTTATCGATGCAGAGCACGCCCTGGATGCCAAGTATGCCAGAAGATTAGGGGTCAATACCGATGAACTTCTCATTTCCCAACCCGATCATGGAGAGCAGGCTTTAGAAATCGCCGATATTCTGGTTCGAAGCGGTGCTATTGATCTGGTTATTATCGATTCCGTTGCAGCGCTGGTACCCAAAGCGGAGTTGGAAGGGGAAATGGGAGATGCTCAGATGGGGCTTCAAGCCCGATTGATGTCCCAGGCCATGCGGAAACTGGCCGCTGTCATCAGTAAATCCCGTACAACGGTGATTTTTATCAATCAGATTCGTGAAAAAATCGGGATTATGTTCGGTAATAACGAAACGACCACGGGGGGAAGGGCCCTTAAGTTTTATGCTTCCCAACGACTGGAGGTGCGCAAAATGACTTCCATCAAGCAAGGTCAGGATGTTATTGGAAGTCGAACCAAAGTCAAGGTGGTTAAAAACAAAGTAGCTCCTCCCTTTAAGGAAGCCGAGTTCGATATCCTTTACGGAGAAGGGATCTCCAGAGAAGGAGATATCCTGGATCTGGCTTCCAACCTGGGTATCATGACCAAAAGTGGAGCCTGGTATGCCTATAATGGAGAGCGAATTGGACAGGGACGGGAGGCAGTCAAGGCCTATTTAAAAGAACATCCCGAAGTAACCGAGATGATCACCCAGCAGATTCGAGAGCGTTGGAGTCTGGATAAACCCCGGAGTATGAAATCTGTTTCAACGCCGGAACCGGAAGGATTTATGGAGATGGGAAGCATTTCCGAGGAGGTGGAAGTATCTACCCTTGCCGAGGTATAG